The nucleotide window GTCGAGAAATAGCCATCGTGGACCGCGAGGATCGGATCCTGGTACTTGTCGAGCGCCGCGCGAACCTGCTCGAGACTGGGTGAGAGGCTCGCGGATGCCGGGACCGCCTGTGGCAGGAGCTGGTTCGGCACCAGGCCTATGCCGGCGGCGGCGAGAACGAGGGAAGCGAAGACGGGGCGCATGACAGCCCTCCGTGGCTGGAGTACCTGGACCGGCACCAAGATTGAACCGTGAGACCGCAAGGCGGGACGAACTACCACTAGGCCAAGCTTGCAGCTAGGGTCATCGCCGTCAATACTATCCCTAGCAGCGACCCTGCCCCACCTTGCCTCACCCTACCTCACCTTGCCCCACCTTCCCCCACCTCCCCCAGCCGCCGCTCCAGGAACCGCCGCTCCGGCCCCTGCCGGGTCAGCGCGAGGGCGGTCTCATACGATGCCCGGGCCTCCGCCGTGCGTCCCAGCCGCCGGCAGAGCTCGGCGCGCGCCGAGTGGGCTAGATGGTACCCTGCCAAATCCCCGCGAGTCAGGATGGCGTCGATGAGCGCCAGCCCAGCCGCCGGGCCATCCCGCATCGACACTGCGGCGGCGCGGTTGAGCTCCACCACGGGCGACGGATCGATCCGCGCCAGCACGTCATACAATCCGACGATCTGCGGCCAATCAGTGGCCGCGGCCGAGGGCGCTTCGGCGTGCACCGCCGCGACGGCCGCCTGCAGCGTGTATGGGCCGAACCGGCGGGACGCCAGCGCCCGCTCCACCAGCGCCGCTCCCTCGGCGATCTGCTCCCGGTTCCAGCGGGAGCGGTCCTGATCGTCCAGCAGGACCAGCTCGCCGGCCGGCGAGGTCCGCGCGGCGCGCCGGGATTCCTGCAGCAGCATCAGCGCCAGGAGTCCCACCGCCTCGGGGTCAGGCAGGAGGTCGACCAGCAGCCGGCCGAGGCGGATCGCCTCGCCCGAGAGATCGTGCCGGGTGAGCGCCTCGCCCGAGGATGCGGAGTACCCCTCATTGAACACCAGGTAGACCACCTGGAGCACACTGTCGAGCCGGTCTGGCAGGTCGGCCCGGGAGGGGAGCTGATAGGGAATGCCGGCATCGCGGATCTTGTTTTTGGCCCGCACGATCCGCTGGGCCACCGTGGGCGGGGTCGTCAGGAAGGCGTGGGCGATCTCCTCGGTCGTAAGCCCGCAGACCTCCCGTAGCGTGAGGGCGATCTGTCCGTCCGGCGGCAGGGCCGGGTGGCAGCAGGTGAAGATCAGCCGCAGCTGGTCATCCTCGACCGTTTCGTCCCCGGGAGCGCTGGCATCGGCGTCGAGCTGTTCGGCGACCGTGGCCAGCGACGCGTCGAAGCGGGCCCGCCGGCGCAGGCTGTCGATCGCCTTGAAGCGGCCGGTGGAGACCAGCCAGGCCCGCGGATTGGTAGGCACCCCGTCCCGCGGCCAGCGCTCGACCGCCGCCGTGAAGGCATCGTGCAGCGCCTCCTCGGCCAAGTCGAAGTCGCCGAGCAGGCGGATCAGGGTGGCGAGCACCCGGCGCGAATCGGCCCGGTAGACGGCATCCACCGTCTCGCGCGCCGGGCCAGCCGAGTCCTCGCTCACCGTGCCGTTCCGACTACCGCTTGTCGAACTGCATGATCGGCCGCACCTCGATGCTGCCGGTCCGGGCCGACGGGATCTTCGAGGCCACCTGGATGGCGTCGTTGAGGTCCCGCGCCTCGATCAGGTAGAAGCCACCCAGCTGCTCCTTGGTCTCGGCGAACGGGCCGTCGGTGGCGGAGGCCTTCCCGTTCCGGACCCGGACCGTGGTGGCCGTCTGCACCGGCTGCAGCGCCTCCCCGGCCACGTAGTGCCCGCTCTTCCGGACCCCATCGGTGAAGGCGAAATACTCCCCCATGAACGCGGCCGACTCGCTCTGAGACATGGCGCCAATCTTCTTTTCCTCGTCGTAGATCAGGCACAGGTACTTCATGGGTTCCTCCGGATCGGGGTGGGACGGCTGTGGATGCCAAGTAGTCGTCCGGGGGAGGCCGGATTCGACAGCCGGGCGGATCCGCTCTCTTGCCGCCCGAGGTACACTCCCTAACGTACTGGGGGAGGAATTCGACGGCGCCCTCCGGCAGCCCACCTTGAACCAGGAGTCCAATGGCTCATTTATCGCCGCCGGGAGCCACAGTGCTGGATGCCATCGGAAACACCCCGATCGTCCGGCTGCACAAGGTGGCGCCTCCCTCGGCCGCAGAGGTGTGGGTCAAACTGGAGGGCTCCAATCCAACGGGGTCCTACAAGGACCGCATGGCCCGGGCTCTGATCGAGGCAGCCGAGGCCAGAGGCGAGTTGCGTCCGGGGATGACGGTCGTGGAGTATACCGGCGGCAGCACCGGTTCGTCGCTCGCTTTCGTCTGCGCGGCGAAGGGCTATCGGTTCCTCGCCGTGTCTTCGGATGCCTTCGCACCCGAAAAGCTGCGAACCATGCGTGCTTTTGGGGCCGAGGTGATCATCGTTCCGAGCAATGGTGGGGTCATCACGCCCGACTTGATTCCGAGGATGATCGATCGTGCCCGAGCTCTCGGCCAGGAACGGGAAGCGTATCTCACCAACCAGGTCTTCAATCGCGATTCGCTGAAGGGTTACGAGTCGATCGGTGCAGAGTTGGTGGAGCAGCTCGAGGGCTCCCTCACGGCGTTTTGCGCAGGGGTCGGCACGGGCGGCTTGCTCATGGGAGTCGCCGGAGTGCTCCGGCGTCTGCCCGATCGAGTGCGAGTGGTAGCGCTAGAGCCTGCCAGTTCCCCGATCCTGTCGGCTGGGCGAGCCGGCTCGCACCATGTGGAGGGCATCGGCATCGGGTTCCTACCTCCGCTGCTCGACCCTGCGTACTACGACGAAGCACGCGGAATCGATGAGGCCCAGGCACGCGCGATGGTCAGGCGGCTGGCGGCGGAAGAGGGCATCTTCGCGGGGACGTCAACCGGCATAAACGTGGTGGGAGCACTCGAGCTTGCCCGTGAGCTTGGACCGGGAAATCGCGTGGTCACGGTCGCGTGCGACAGCGGACTCAAATATTTGGCTGGGGACCTGTACCAGGAATAACCCCTGGCGAGAACCATGCTATGGTCTCACGGCTCGACAGATGCCGGCCGACGGGACCCCTCATTCCAATCCCACCTTCCTAAGAAGTGTCCCAAACCGAGCATCCGAGCGCAGCACGTCGAGCCGGGGCTCGACCTTGAGGTAGCTCATCCAGCTCGAGCGCTCGTCATAGGCACGCTCCAGCCAGTCGAAGGCGCGGTCGTGATCGTCGAGGCCGGCGTAGATGACCGCACGGTCGTAGGCGGGTGCGTACTGCCGAAGGCTCTGAGCTTCCAGCTCCTCGAGGACCTCTGCCGCCAGATCCCGCGCACCGGCTACAGCGTAGGCGTGCCCCAGCGCCGCGCGGACGAAGCTCTTGCCGCCGGACATGGTGAGGGCTTTCTGAAAGCGGGCAATGGCTTCATTCATCTGCTCCTGGTACTCCCACGCTAGCCCCATGAAGAACTCTGGCCAGAATGCGGTCGGATGCAACTCCACCGTCTTCCACCCCTGATCAATCGCCGGTTCAGGCTGCCGCGCCAGCCAGTAGTGCCAGATTAGGTGAAAGTTCGCCAACACGTCCGTCGGTTCCAGCTCGAGGTAGCGCCGGCTTTCCGCCAAGGATTCGTCGAAGCGACCCATCGCCGCAGCCAGGTGAGATCGCCAGTGGTGGGCCGTAGGATACGATGGGCTGAGCTCGATCGCGCGATGCAATCCCCGCTCGGCGGAGGGCCAGTCCCAGGCGAAATGAAGGTTCACGAAGGCCATCGAGCTGTGGGCTTCCCCCAAGGTGTCATCTAGCTCCAGCGCCCGCCTGGCAGCCATTGTCGCCTTGGACGAGGCCTCGCGTGGCGGCATGCCGCCGTGTTCCCAGCTCCCAAAACTGCTGTAGCAATCGGCCAGGCCGCTGTAGGCCATCGCGTAGTTCGGGTCGATCGAGATGGCCTGCTCGAAGTACTCAATCGCCTTTGGCGTCCCGAGGGGCCGGTTGTTCCAGTGATAGCGCCCCTTGAGGTAGGCGTTGTACGCCTCAGGTTTGTCGGTAGGGCGTTTCACCAACGCCTCCTGTCGCTCGGGAGTGAGCTGAATCCGGAGCGCCTTGACGATCGTTTGGGAGATCTCGTCCTGGATCGTGAAGACGTCCGCCATCTCCCGATCATACCGCTCCGACCAGAGGTGGTAGCCGTCGGCCGTGTTGATCAGCTGGGCCGTGACCCGAAGCCGGTTGCCTGCCTTCCGCACGCTCCCTTCCAGGACGGTGCCCACGTTGAGCGTCTGCCCGATGGTGCGCGCGTCCGCTTTCGTCCCCTTGAAAGCGAAGGCCGAGGTTCGGGAGGGGACACGCAGTCCCTTCACGCCGGTGAGAAGGTTGATCAGCTCCTCGGCAAGGCCATCACCAAAGTACTCGTTGTCGGTGTCTCCGCTCATATTGAGGAACGGGAGAACGGCGATCGATTGCGCGGGTGGCGCGG belongs to Gemmatimonadales bacterium and includes:
- a CDS encoding RNA polymerase sigma factor codes for the protein MSEDSAGPARETVDAVYRADSRRVLATLIRLLGDFDLAEEALHDAFTAAVERWPRDGVPTNPRAWLVSTGRFKAIDSLRRRARFDASLATVAEQLDADASAPGDETVEDDQLRLIFTCCHPALPPDGQIALTLREVCGLTTEEIAHAFLTTPPTVAQRIVRAKNKIRDAGIPYQLPSRADLPDRLDSVLQVVYLVFNEGYSASSGEALTRHDLSGEAIRLGRLLVDLLPDPEAVGLLALMLLQESRRAARTSPAGELVLLDDQDRSRWNREQIAEGAALVERALASRRFGPYTLQAAVAAVHAEAPSAAATDWPQIVGLYDVLARIDPSPVVELNRAAAVSMRDGPAAGLALIDAILTRGDLAGYHLAHSARAELCRRLGRTAEARASYETALALTRQGPERRFLERRLGEVGEGGAR
- a CDS encoding YciI family protein — translated: MKYLCLIYDEEKKIGAMSQSESAAFMGEYFAFTDGVRKSGHYVAGEALQPVQTATTVRVRNGKASATDGPFAETKEQLGGFYLIEARDLNDAIQVASKIPSARTGSIEVRPIMQFDKR
- a CDS encoding cysteine synthase family protein: MAHLSPPGATVLDAIGNTPIVRLHKVAPPSAAEVWVKLEGSNPTGSYKDRMARALIEAAEARGELRPGMTVVEYTGGSTGSSLAFVCAAKGYRFLAVSSDAFAPEKLRTMRAFGAEVIIVPSNGGVITPDLIPRMIDRARALGQEREAYLTNQVFNRDSLKGYESIGAELVEQLEGSLTAFCAGVGTGGLLMGVAGVLRRLPDRVRVVALEPASSPILSAGRAGSHHVEGIGIGFLPPLLDPAYYDEARGIDEAQARAMVRRLAAEEGIFAGTSTGINVVGALELARELGPGNRVVTVACDSGLKYLAGDLYQE
- a CDS encoding protein kinase — protein: MADSLPLLTIALADRYAIERELGRGGMATVYLARDLKHHRAVAVKVLRPELAGAIGPERFLREIEIAAGLSHPHILPLFDSGSSGGQLYYVMPFIEGESLRQRLDRDRQLPIEDALRITREVGDALGYAHSVGFVHRDIKPENILLSHNHAIVADFGIARAISAAGGEKLTGTGLSLGTPSYMSPEQAAGDSELDGRSDLYSLGCVLYEMLVGDPPFLGHSPQQILARHVLDPVPPPRTVRPAIPAALERTLLQALAKDPVDRFATAHQLDDALRLSPSGPQVTVTSLPAPPAQSIAVLPFLNMSGDTDNEYFGDGLAEELINLLTGVKGLRVPSRTSAFAFKGTKADARTIGQTLNVGTVLEGSVRKAGNRLRVTAQLINTADGYHLWSERYDREMADVFTIQDEISQTIVKALRIQLTPERQEALVKRPTDKPEAYNAYLKGRYHWNNRPLGTPKAIEYFEQAISIDPNYAMAYSGLADCYSSFGSWEHGGMPPREASSKATMAARRALELDDTLGEAHSSMAFVNLHFAWDWPSAERGLHRAIELSPSYPTAHHWRSHLAAAMGRFDESLAESRRYLELEPTDVLANFHLIWHYWLARQPEPAIDQGWKTVELHPTAFWPEFFMGLAWEYQEQMNEAIARFQKALTMSGGKSFVRAALGHAYAVAGARDLAAEVLEELEAQSLRQYAPAYDRAVIYAGLDDHDRAFDWLERAYDERSSWMSYLKVEPRLDVLRSDARFGTLLRKVGLE